The Streptomyces avermitilis MA-4680 = NBRC 14893 genome contains a region encoding:
- a CDS encoding SigE family RNA polymerase sigma factor, with protein MTTPVCTSASNAATRILPYPSFTSYVKARQPVLLRTARSLTANPSDAEDLLQTALAKTYVAWERIEDHRALDGYVRRALLNTRTSQWRKRKVDEFACEELPEPEGVTAGDPAEQQALHDAMWRAITKLPARQRAMVVLRYYEDLSEAQTAEVLGVSVGTVKSAVSRALGKLREDPELEPVR; from the coding sequence ATGACCACACCCGTCTGCACCAGCGCTTCGAACGCGGCGACGCGGATCCTCCCGTACCCGTCGTTCACGTCGTACGTGAAGGCCCGGCAGCCGGTGCTGCTGCGTACCGCCCGGTCGCTGACCGCGAACCCGAGCGATGCCGAGGACCTGCTGCAGACCGCGCTGGCGAAGACCTATGTGGCCTGGGAGCGGATCGAGGACCACCGGGCGCTCGACGGCTATGTACGCAGGGCGCTGCTGAACACGCGGACGTCGCAGTGGCGGAAGCGGAAGGTCGACGAGTTCGCGTGCGAAGAACTGCCGGAGCCGGAGGGCGTCACCGCCGGTGATCCGGCCGAGCAGCAGGCGTTGCACGACGCGATGTGGCGCGCGATCACGAAGCTGCCCGCGCGCCAGCGGGCGATGGTGGTCCTGCGGTACTACGAGGACTTGAGCGAGGCGCAGACGGCCGAGGTGCTCGGGGTGTCGGTCGGCACGGTCAAGTCGGCGGTCTCGCGCGCGCTGGGCAAGCTCCGTGAGGACCCGGAGCTGGAGCCGGTTCGCTAG
- a CDS encoding lipid-transfer protein codes for MSVRTRDSLGGRAAIVGIGATEFSKDSGRSELRLAVEAVRTALDDAGLRPADVDGMVTFTMDTSPEITVAQAAGMGELSFFSRIHYGGGAACATVQQAVLAVATGVAEVVVCYRAFNERSGRRFGSGVRHREPSAEGAALGWSLPFGLLTPASWVAMAAQRYLHTYGLTPEAFGQVAVVDRKHAATNPAAYFHGRPITLAEHAASRWIVEPLRLLDCCQETDGGQALVVTSVERARDLPRPPVVITAAAQGAGRAQEQMTSFYRDDLTGLPEMGVVARQLWRTSGLAPADIDVGILYDHFTPFVLMQLEEFGFCGPGEAADFVAAERLPLNTHGGQLGEAYLHGMNGIAEGVRQLRGTAVNQLPGAARALVTAGTGVPTSGLILGVDG; via the coding sequence ATGAGCGTACGGACGAGAGACAGCCTCGGTGGGCGTGCGGCGATCGTCGGGATCGGGGCCACCGAGTTCTCCAAGGACTCGGGGCGCAGCGAGCTGCGGCTGGCGGTGGAGGCGGTGCGGACCGCGCTCGACGACGCGGGGCTGAGACCGGCGGACGTGGACGGCATGGTCACGTTCACGATGGACACCAGCCCGGAGATCACCGTGGCGCAGGCGGCCGGGATGGGGGAGCTGTCCTTCTTCTCGCGGATCCACTACGGGGGCGGCGCGGCATGCGCGACGGTTCAGCAGGCCGTGCTCGCGGTGGCGACCGGGGTGGCCGAGGTCGTGGTCTGCTACCGCGCGTTCAACGAGCGGTCGGGCCGCCGCTTCGGCTCCGGAGTGCGGCACCGGGAGCCGTCGGCGGAGGGGGCGGCGCTGGGCTGGTCGCTGCCGTTCGGGCTGCTCACCCCCGCGTCATGGGTGGCGATGGCGGCCCAGCGCTATCTGCACACGTACGGGCTGACCCCGGAGGCGTTCGGGCAGGTCGCCGTCGTGGACCGCAAGCATGCGGCGACGAACCCGGCGGCGTACTTCCACGGCAGACCCATCACCCTCGCCGAGCACGCGGCCTCCCGCTGGATCGTCGAACCCCTGCGCCTGCTGGACTGCTGTCAGGAGACGGACGGCGGCCAGGCGCTGGTGGTGACCTCCGTGGAGCGGGCGCGTGACCTGCCGCGTCCGCCCGTGGTGATCACGGCCGCCGCCCAGGGGGCGGGTCGCGCGCAGGAGCAGATGACCAGTTTCTACCGGGACGACCTGACGGGGCTCCCGGAGATGGGAGTGGTGGCCCGGCAGCTGTGGCGGACGTCCGGGCTGGCCCCGGCGGACATCGACGTGGGGATCCTGTACGACCACTTCACCCCGTTCGTGCTGATGCAGCTGGAGGAGTTCGGCTTCTGCGGGCCGGGCGAAGCGGCCGACTTCGTGGCAGCCGAGCGACTTCCGCTGAACACGCACGGGGGGCAGTTGGGGGAGGCGTATCTGCACGGAATGAACGGCATCGCGGAAGGGGTACGACAGCTGCGCGGCACGGCCGTGAACCAGCTACCCGGAGCCGCCCGGGCCCTGGTGACGGCGGGCACCGGTGTCCCCACGTCGGGGCTGATTCTGGGGGTGGACGGATGA
- a CDS encoding MaoC family dehydratase, producing MKRGEELPPLEIEVTRTLIVAGAIASRDYQDVHHDAESARRRGSPDIFMNILTTNGLVGRYITDHFGPGAVLRKVAIRLGAPNYPGDTMVLTGTVVEVEGDTATVKVIGANGIGTHVRGTVTVTVPPGSAS from the coding sequence ATGAAGCGCGGTGAGGAGCTGCCGCCGCTGGAGATCGAGGTCACGCGCACGCTGATCGTCGCCGGGGCGATCGCGTCCCGCGACTACCAGGACGTGCACCACGACGCGGAGTCCGCACGGCGGAGGGGCTCCCCCGACATCTTCATGAACATCCTGACGACCAACGGCCTGGTCGGGCGGTACATCACGGACCACTTCGGCCCGGGCGCGGTCCTCCGCAAGGTGGCCATACGCCTCGGTGCCCCCAACTACCCGGGCGACACGATGGTGCTGACCGGCACGGTCGTGGAGGTCGAGGGCGACACCGCGACCGTGAAGGTCATCGGGGCGAACGGCATCGGCACCCACGTCAGGGGAACCGTGACGGTCACCGTCCCACCCGGGAGCGCGTCATGA
- a CDS encoding acyl-CoA dehydrogenase family protein has protein sequence MDFTPTEDQAAARDLAARIFGDLSTHDRLSAAGTGSDATLWKTLCSAGLVAAVTDVGLLGLVLLLEEQGRTTAQVPFAASCVYGLLAVAAHGSPEQRERLLPGIGDGSVVVSGALPAQGGVGAGARGGLSGTAPVVPWLQDATHVLVADDRRRLWLVRTADARCEPVELTAPWSAGRLTLDGTPAERLGGDHDGAGHERVDHERVDHERVDHDRIDHDLIDNDHIDQVYADVVATARTAFAGLQAGVCAGSLARAVAHTNTREQFGRPLAAKQAVQLRAADAYMDTEAIRLTAYEAAWRRDEGLPYAAQALTAAWWASEAGQRVVHTGQHLHGGAGADLEHPVHRHFLWGRQLDAYLGCGSEVLQELGELIAYGEVER, from the coding sequence ATGGATTTCACGCCGACGGAGGATCAGGCGGCGGCCCGCGACCTCGCCGCACGGATCTTCGGCGACCTCTCCACCCACGACCGCCTGTCGGCCGCGGGGACCGGCTCCGATGCCACGCTGTGGAAGACGCTGTGCTCGGCGGGGCTCGTCGCCGCGGTGACGGACGTCGGCCTCCTGGGCTTGGTGCTCCTGCTGGAGGAGCAGGGGCGCACGACGGCACAGGTGCCGTTCGCGGCGAGCTGTGTGTACGGGCTGCTGGCGGTGGCGGCACATGGGTCGCCCGAGCAGCGCGAGCGGTTGCTGCCGGGGATCGGGGACGGTTCGGTGGTGGTGAGCGGGGCGTTGCCCGCCCAGGGAGGTGTAGGGGCCGGCGCGCGCGGCGGGCTGAGCGGCACCGCGCCGGTGGTGCCCTGGCTCCAGGACGCCACGCATGTCCTTGTCGCGGACGACCGGCGGCGGCTGTGGCTGGTGCGGACCGCCGACGCGCGTTGCGAGCCGGTGGAGCTGACGGCGCCCTGGTCGGCCGGGCGACTGACACTGGACGGGACACCGGCCGAGCGGCTCGGCGGGGACCATGACGGCGCCGGTCACGAACGTGTCGATCACGAACGTGTCGATCACGAACGTGTCGATCACGACCGCATCGATCACGATCTGATCGATAACGACCACATCGATCAGGTCTACGCGGACGTGGTCGCCACCGCACGTACCGCCTTCGCGGGGTTGCAGGCCGGGGTGTGCGCGGGGTCGCTGGCGCGGGCGGTGGCGCACACGAACACCCGCGAGCAGTTCGGGCGCCCGCTCGCCGCCAAGCAGGCGGTGCAACTCCGGGCCGCCGACGCGTACATGGACACCGAGGCGATACGGCTGACGGCGTACGAGGCGGCCTGGCGGCGCGACGAGGGCCTGCCGTACGCCGCTCAGGCCCTGACCGCGGCCTGGTGGGCCTCGGAAGCGGGGCAGCGGGTCGTGCACACGGGCCAGCATCTGCACGGCGGAGCGGGAGCCGACCTCGAGCACCCGGTCCACCGGCACTTCCTCTGGGGGCGCCAGCTGGACGCGTACCTGGGGTGCGGGAGCGAAGTGCTCCAGGAGCTCGGGGAGTTGATCGCGTACGGGGAGGTGGAGAGATGA
- a CDS encoding bifunctional MaoC family dehydratase N-terminal/OB-fold nucleic acid binding domain-containing protein, translating to MTEELYARLKAYEGRPAAVGGVGKDRVNEPMIRHWCEAMGDTGSAYAGPAAVAPPTMLQVWTMGGLSGHEGRTDAYDDLLGLLDDAGCASVVATDCEQEYLRPLRPGDEITFDAVIESVSERKRTKLGTGYFVTTRMDVRADGELAGTHRFRILKYAPNAQRSPDRTPDTRKAPADEGTRRPRPVVNRDNAGFWAGVEHHQLLIQRCAGCGTLRFPWLPGCNACGCAEWDTVEASGEGTVYSYVVMHHPSFPAFDPPYAVGLIELAEGVRIVSNVIGVPYDKVRIGLPVRLEFVRYDDDLELPVFRAGEGAGGGGG from the coding sequence GTGACGGAGGAGCTGTACGCACGCCTGAAGGCGTACGAAGGGCGGCCCGCCGCGGTCGGGGGCGTGGGCAAGGACCGGGTCAACGAGCCGATGATCCGCCACTGGTGCGAGGCGATGGGCGACACGGGTTCGGCGTACGCGGGCCCGGCGGCCGTGGCGCCGCCCACCATGCTCCAGGTGTGGACGATGGGCGGCCTCTCCGGGCACGAAGGGCGGACGGACGCGTACGACGATCTGCTGGGACTGCTCGACGACGCCGGCTGTGCCTCGGTGGTCGCCACGGACTGCGAGCAGGAGTATCTGCGCCCGCTGCGGCCCGGGGACGAGATCACCTTCGACGCGGTCATCGAGTCCGTGTCCGAGCGGAAGCGGACGAAGCTCGGCACCGGGTACTTCGTGACGACCCGCATGGACGTACGAGCGGACGGAGAGCTCGCCGGCACCCACCGTTTCCGCATCCTGAAGTACGCGCCGAACGCCCAGCGCTCACCCGACCGGACCCCGGACACCCGAAAGGCTCCGGCCGACGAGGGCACCCGCAGGCCCCGGCCGGTGGTGAACCGGGACAACGCCGGGTTCTGGGCGGGTGTCGAGCACCACCAGTTGCTGATCCAGCGGTGCGCCGGTTGCGGAACGCTGCGCTTCCCCTGGCTGCCGGGGTGCAACGCGTGCGGCTGTGCGGAGTGGGACACGGTCGAGGCGAGCGGCGAAGGGACCGTCTACTCGTACGTCGTCATGCACCACCCGTCCTTCCCCGCCTTCGACCCTCCCTATGCGGTCGGTCTGATCGAGCTGGCCGAGGGCGTGCGGATCGTCAGCAACGTGATCGGGGTGCCGTACGACAAGGTGCGGATCGGCCTGCCCGTACGTCTGGAATTCGTGCGCTACGACGACGATCTGGAGCTGCCGGTGTTCCGGGCCGGTGAGGGCGCCGGGGGCGGTGGGGGCTGA
- a CDS encoding acyl-CoA dehydrogenase family protein: protein MHLAPTERQQRLRAELRTYFRDLMPDGPPPADDPGRQRALLRRIGADGLLGLGWPVAYGGQGRGADEQFVFFDEAYRAGAPLSMVTLNTVGPTLMRYGSEAQKAFFLPRILSGDLVFAIGYSEPSAGTDLASLRTRAVRDDGAGDGTGDGGGDGTGDGGGDGGGDGIGDGIGDGGGDAGGGLDGDWLIDGQKIFTSNAQHADWIWLACRTDPDAPKHHGISILLVPTDAPGFSWTPIETVGGLTTTATYYDGVRVPFSNLVGEVNGGWGLITSQLNHERVALAAIGMQAEDFCTAALKAARTPDPVTGRRRVDEPWVRSRLAEAHARLAATRLLNWRLVGDAGAGGPAPGDASGVKFAGTESTVATYRMCQEIVGEAGLIRSGSPGVLGDGELERMNRAAQINTFGGGVSEVQREIVATMRLGMTRGRR from the coding sequence GTGCACCTCGCCCCCACCGAACGCCAGCAGCGGCTGCGCGCCGAGCTGCGTACGTACTTCCGGGACCTGATGCCGGACGGCCCGCCGCCCGCCGACGACCCCGGCCGGCAGCGCGCACTGCTGCGTCGCATCGGCGCCGACGGACTGCTCGGCCTCGGCTGGCCGGTCGCGTACGGGGGGCAAGGGCGTGGCGCGGATGAGCAGTTCGTGTTCTTCGACGAGGCGTACCGGGCGGGCGCACCGCTGTCGATGGTCACGCTGAACACCGTCGGCCCCACGCTGATGAGGTACGGGAGCGAGGCGCAGAAGGCGTTCTTCCTGCCCCGCATCCTGAGTGGCGACCTCGTCTTCGCGATCGGGTACTCGGAGCCCTCGGCGGGCACGGACCTCGCCTCCCTGCGGACGCGCGCCGTGCGGGACGACGGAGCCGGGGATGGAACCGGGGACGGAGGCGGGGATGGAACCGGGGACGGAGGCGGGGACGGAGGCGGGGACGGAATCGGGGACGGAATCGGGGACGGCGGTGGGGACGCAGGCGGTGGCCTGGACGGGGACTGGCTGATCGACGGGCAGAAGATCTTCACCTCCAACGCCCAGCACGCCGACTGGATCTGGCTCGCCTGTCGCACCGACCCCGACGCGCCCAAGCACCACGGCATCTCGATCCTGCTCGTCCCCACGGACGCCCCCGGGTTCTCGTGGACGCCGATCGAGACGGTGGGCGGCCTGACCACGACGGCCACGTACTACGACGGCGTCCGGGTCCCCTTCTCGAACCTGGTCGGTGAGGTGAACGGAGGCTGGGGGCTCATCACCAGCCAGCTCAACCACGAGCGGGTCGCGCTCGCCGCGATCGGCATGCAGGCCGAGGACTTCTGCACGGCCGCGCTGAAGGCGGCACGTACCCCCGATCCGGTGACCGGGCGGCGCCGGGTTGACGAGCCTTGGGTGCGGTCCCGGCTGGCCGAAGCGCATGCCCGGCTGGCGGCAACGCGCCTGCTCAACTGGCGTTTGGTGGGGGATGCGGGGGCGGGCGGGCCGGCCCCCGGCGACGCGAGCGGGGTGAAGTTCGCGGGAACTGAATCGACTGTCGCGACGTATCGCATGTGTCAGGAAATTGTCGGAGAGGCAGGACTGATCCGCTCCGGTTCGCCGGGAGTGCTCGGGGACGGTGAGTTGGAGCGGATGAACAGAGCGGCGCAGATCAACACGTTCGGGGGCGGGGTGAGCGAGGTGCAGCGGGAGATCGTGGCCACGATGCGGCTCGGGATGACGAGGGGGCGGCGGTGA
- a CDS encoding bifunctional DNA primase/polymerase, whose amino-acid sequence MATTDRQATTLALAHALSAAERGLAVIPLSRTKLPALRSPHRATSDRTPSDRGTPRHDVPGPTAPVCHGECGRFGHGVYDASTDPRRIRRLFAAAPWATGYGIACGLHPHFLIGIDLDTKSGTDSSAALRELALRHLFTIPDTVVVLTPSGGRHVWLSGPPDVVVPNSAGRLAPGIDIRGAGGYLVGPGSRTRHGVYSTAPGTARLAPAPCPTALLRLLTPPPRTHHPTPPATGEHGQGLVQFVLAAHEGQRNTRLFWAACRAYENGIGPDLSPALIDAAVHTGLSEREARSTLASAARMTGRRP is encoded by the coding sequence ATGGCCACCACTGACCGGCAGGCCACGACCCTGGCTCTGGCCCACGCCCTGTCCGCCGCCGAACGCGGACTCGCGGTGATCCCGCTGTCCCGCACCAAGCTCCCGGCCCTGCGCTCCCCCCACCGCGCCACCTCCGACCGCACCCCCTCCGACCGAGGCACGCCCCGCCACGACGTACCGGGCCCGACGGCCCCCGTCTGCCACGGCGAATGCGGCCGCTTCGGACACGGGGTGTACGACGCCTCGACCGATCCCCGGCGCATCCGCCGGCTCTTCGCGGCCGCCCCCTGGGCCACCGGCTACGGCATCGCCTGCGGCCTGCACCCGCATTTCCTGATCGGCATCGACCTCGACACCAAATCCGGTACGGACTCCTCGGCTGCCCTGCGCGAACTGGCCCTGCGCCACCTGTTCACCATCCCGGACACGGTGGTCGTGCTCACCCCGAGCGGGGGCCGCCATGTGTGGCTCAGCGGCCCGCCGGACGTCGTCGTCCCCAACTCCGCGGGCCGGCTCGCTCCCGGCATCGACATCCGCGGCGCAGGCGGCTATCTGGTCGGCCCCGGCTCACGCACCCGACACGGGGTGTACAGCACGGCTCCGGGCACCGCCCGCCTGGCGCCCGCGCCCTGCCCGACCGCCCTCCTGCGCCTGCTCACGCCCCCGCCCCGCACGCACCACCCCACGCCCCCGGCGACGGGCGAACACGGCCAGGGACTGGTCCAGTTCGTCCTCGCCGCACACGAGGGCCAGCGCAACACCCGCCTGTTCTGGGCGGCTTGCCGCGCCTACGAGAACGGCATCGGCCCCGATCTGTCCCCCGCTCTGATCGACGCCGCCGTCCACACGGGCCTCTCGGAACGCGAGGCCCGCTCGACGCTCGCGTCGGCGGCCCGGATGACGGGGCGGCGGCCCTGA
- a CDS encoding IS5 family transposase (programmed frameshift) produces MGRGTWSWIVPDGLWEIAKPLIPPSKVRPQGGGTQDTPDETLFAAIIYVLVSGCAWRALPPCFGISKSTAHRLFLIWSRAGVWGRLHEAVLHRLDDARLIDVSRVVLDSAHVRAKKGGEHTGPSPVDRGKPGSKMHVLSDANGLPLVVGVSAANVHDSEGLKPMVAGHQTRHDPHRGRCFKPQRLHADKAYDIPHLRKWLRGKRIGVRIARKGIESSERLGRRRWVIERTISWLSGYRRISPRYERNLRNYLAFLGLAAALCCYKRLVRLTT; encoded by the exons ATGGGGCGGGGTACGTGGAGTTGGATTGTTCCGGACGGGCTGTGGGAGATCGCCAAGCCGTTGATCCCACCGTCGAAGGTGCGGCCGCAGGGCGGCGGCACGCAGGACACGCCTGATGAGACGCTGTTTGCGGCGATCATCTACGTGCTGGTGAGTGGGTGCGCCTGGCGGGCTCTGCCACCGTGCTTCGGCATATCGAAGTCGACGGCCCACCGCCTGTTCCTGATCTGGTCCAGGGCCGGGGTCTGGGGCCGGCTGCACGAAGCGGTCCTGCACCGACTCGACGACGCCCGTCTCATCGATGTCTCCCGCGTCGTCCTCGACTCCGCGCACGTGAGGGCTA AAAAAGGGGGCGAACACACAGGTCCGAGCCCCGTGGACCGAGGTAAGCCGGGTTCCAAGATGCACGTCCTGTCGGACGCGAACGGACTGCCCCTGGTCGTCGGCGTCTCCGCCGCCAACGTCCACGACAGCGAGGGCCTGAAGCCGATGGTGGCCGGTCACCAAACGAGACACGACCCCCACCGCGGCCGCTGCTTCAAGCCCCAGCGCCTCCATGCGGACAAGGCGTACGACATTCCTCACCTGCGGAAATGGTTACGCGGCAAGCGCATCGGCGTGCGCATCGCCCGCAAAGGCATCGAGTCCAGCGAACGGTTGGGCCGCCGCCGTTGGGTCATCGAGCGGACCATCTCCTGGCTGTCCGGCTACCGCCGAATCAGCCCCCGCTACGAACGCAATCTCCGGAACTACCTGGCCTTTCTCGGCCTCGCCGCTGCACTGTGCTGCTACAAACGACTGGTCCGCCTCACCACATAG
- a CDS encoding bifunctional DNA primase/polymerase, with translation MTQPANVRRDPALPISTDLTRLGLLAWATQTAQRGRHVIPLRPNDKRPAGHAEQYCPATGRCADGHKTPEQRATTDVELLIAAWAQAPYNVRIATGPSGLRVIDLDGSIRTARPREAA, from the coding sequence ATGACCCAACCTGCCAACGTAAGGCGAGACCCCGCCTTACCGATCAGCACAGATCTCACCCGACTCGGACTGCTCGCCTGGGCAACGCAAACCGCACAGCGCGGCCGGCACGTCATCCCGCTACGGCCGAACGACAAGCGCCCGGCAGGCCACGCGGAGCAGTACTGCCCCGCCACCGGGCGGTGCGCGGATGGACACAAGACACCCGAGCAGCGCGCCACCACCGACGTTGAACTGCTCATCGCCGCATGGGCACAAGCGCCGTACAACGTCCGTATCGCCACCGGCCCTTCCGGGCTACGGGTCATCGACCTGGACGGCTCCATCCGCACCGCCCGCCCGCGGGAGGCCGCATGA
- a CDS encoding S1C family serine protease, producing the protein MSTENEGTAVPPAPSAPPVPVETPAPVQSAAPVGAAPSASAPGQGFGEPPAHQGFAQHAPGAAEAGWPPPPPATPAYADGGGAGAEWGSSYQQPAPKPKAGRGGLLAAILVAALVAGGVGGGIGYTLAKDNDGSSGSTTVSASDSGGSVKRDAGTVAGVAAKALPSTVTIEAQSSSGEGGTGTGFVFDKQGHIVTNNHVVAEAVDGGKLTATFPDGKKYNAEVVGHAQGYDVAVVKLKNAPSDLQPLTLGDSDKVAVGDSTIAIGAPFGLSNTVTTGIISAKNRPVASSDGSSSSKASYMSALQTDASINPGNSGGPLLDAQGSVIGINSAIQSSSSGGLGSSGQSGSIGLGFAIPINQAKYVAQELIKTGKPVYPVIGASVSLEEGTGGAKITEQGASGSDAITPNGPAAKAGLKPGDVITKLDDMVIDSGPTLIGEIWTHRPGATVKLTYTRDGKARTTDVTLGERVGDS; encoded by the coding sequence GTGAGCACCGAGAACGAGGGCACCGCGGTACCCCCGGCCCCGTCAGCACCTCCCGTGCCGGTGGAAACTCCCGCTCCCGTGCAGAGCGCCGCGCCTGTCGGTGCCGCTCCGTCGGCGAGCGCCCCCGGACAGGGTTTCGGTGAGCCGCCCGCACATCAGGGCTTCGCCCAGCACGCTCCGGGCGCCGCCGAGGCGGGCTGGCCGCCTCCCCCGCCCGCGACGCCCGCGTACGCCGACGGTGGCGGCGCGGGCGCCGAATGGGGCTCCTCGTACCAGCAGCCCGCGCCGAAGCCGAAGGCCGGCCGCGGCGGACTGCTCGCCGCGATCCTCGTGGCCGCGCTGGTCGCGGGCGGAGTCGGCGGCGGCATCGGCTACACGCTGGCCAAGGACAACGACGGATCGAGCGGCTCGACGACGGTCTCCGCCTCCGACAGCGGCGGCTCCGTCAAGCGGGACGCGGGCACGGTCGCGGGCGTGGCAGCCAAGGCGCTGCCGAGCACGGTCACCATCGAGGCCCAGAGCAGCAGCGGAGAGGGCGGCACCGGCACCGGCTTCGTCTTCGACAAGCAGGGCCACATCGTCACCAACAACCACGTGGTGGCGGAGGCGGTCGACGGCGGCAAGCTCACCGCGACCTTCCCCGACGGCAAGAAGTACAACGCCGAGGTGGTCGGTCACGCGCAGGGCTACGACGTCGCGGTCGTCAAGCTCAAGAACGCGCCGTCGGACCTGCAGCCGCTGACCCTGGGCGACTCCGACAAGGTGGCTGTCGGCGACTCGACGATCGCGATCGGCGCGCCCTTCGGCCTTTCGAACACGGTGACGACGGGCATCATCAGCGCCAAGAACCGGCCGGTGGCCTCCAGCGACGGCAGCTCCAGCAGCAAGGCGTCGTACATGAGCGCGCTGCAGACGGACGCGTCGATCAACCCGGGCAACTCGGGCGGTCCGCTGCTGGACGCGCAGGGCTCGGTCATCGGCATCAACTCCGCGATCCAGTCCTCCAGCAGTGGCGGTCTGGGCAGCTCGGGCCAGTCCGGTTCGATCGGCCTGGGCTTCGCGATCCCGATCAACCAGGCGAAGTACGTCGCCCAGGAGCTGATCAAGACGGGCAAGCCGGTCTACCCGGTGATCGGCGCCTCGGTCTCCCTCGAAGAGGGCACGGGCGGCGCGAAGATCACTGAGCAGGGTGCCAGCGGCTCGGACGCGATCACCCCGAACGGCCCCGCGGCCAAGGCCGGCCTCAAGCCGGGCGACGTCATCACCAAGCTCGACGACATGGTGATCGACAGTGGCCCGACCCTGATCGGCGAGATCTGGACCCACCGCCCCGGCGCCACGGTGAAGCTCACGTACACCCGGGACGGCAAGGCCCGCACGACGGACGTCACGCTGGGAGAGCGCGTGGGCGACAGCTGA
- a CDS encoding glycerophosphodiester phosphodiesterase, which produces MTHARQHPIQVVAHRGASEEAPEHTLAAYKKAIEDGADALECDVRLTADGHLVCVHDRRVNRTSNGRGAVSALELAELAALDFGSWKNGDEAPDWEHRPEDRENTSVLTLERLLELVADAGRPVELAIETKHPTRWAGQVEERLLHLLKRFGLDAPESAATSPARVMSFSARSLHRVRTASPMLPTVYLMQFVSPRLRDGRLPAGVRIAGPSMRIVRGHPGYIERLKRAGHQVHVWTVNEPEDVDLCVELGVDAIITNRPRAVLHQLGR; this is translated from the coding sequence GTGACCCACGCACGACAGCACCCGATCCAGGTCGTCGCCCACCGAGGGGCCTCCGAAGAGGCGCCGGAGCACACCCTGGCCGCGTACAAGAAGGCGATCGAGGACGGTGCCGACGCCCTCGAGTGCGACGTCCGGCTGACTGCGGACGGCCATCTTGTCTGCGTCCACGACCGCCGCGTCAACCGTACGTCCAACGGCCGTGGCGCGGTCTCCGCGCTGGAGCTCGCCGAGCTCGCCGCACTGGACTTCGGCTCCTGGAAGAACGGCGACGAGGCCCCCGACTGGGAGCACCGCCCCGAGGACCGGGAGAACACCTCCGTACTCACCCTGGAACGGCTGCTCGAACTCGTCGCCGACGCCGGGCGTCCGGTCGAGCTGGCCATCGAGACGAAGCACCCCACCCGCTGGGCGGGCCAGGTCGAGGAACGGCTGCTGCACCTGCTGAAGCGATTCGGCCTCGACGCCCCCGAGTCCGCCGCGACGTCGCCGGCGCGCGTCATGAGCTTCTCGGCGCGCTCACTGCACCGCGTCCGGACCGCTTCCCCGATGCTGCCGACCGTCTATCTGATGCAGTTCGTCTCGCCCCGGCTGCGCGACGGGCGGCTGCCCGCGGGTGTCCGGATCGCAGGCCCCTCCATGCGGATCGTGCGCGGGCACCCCGGATACATCGAGCGCCTCAAGCGGGCCGGACACCAGGTGCACGTATGGACCGTGAACGAGCCGGAGGACGTCGATCTCTGCGTTGAGCTGGGCGTCGACGCCATCATCACCAACCGCCCGCGCGCGGTGCTGCATCAGCTCGGCCGCTGA
- a CDS encoding ATP-binding protein — translation MRQRTWTGRFPVQSKGAFTPWRGAKEVSGVALVVAQEVPTSSSMAVPHGPAGVGKARHRMRDQLRTGGVADSVIDDAVLILSELLSNACRHGRPLGDALAGDGDVRAAWRVDDCGRLTVEVTDGGGPTRPVPATPSVTARGGRGLNIITALAEDWGVRDDARGEVTVWVVMHGDVDAGHRRDDFATRVTAPSPLRQPLLSDSGISDLDFADAFDDVD, via the coding sequence GTGCGTCAGCGGACGTGGACCGGCCGGTTTCCAGTTCAGTCCAAAGGGGCATTCACACCGTGGCGTGGGGCGAAGGAGGTCTCGGGGGTGGCGTTGGTGGTGGCACAGGAGGTGCCCACGTCGTCGAGCATGGCCGTACCCCATGGCCCTGCGGGCGTGGGGAAAGCAAGACACCGGATGCGTGATCAGTTGCGTACCGGTGGAGTGGCGGATTCGGTCATCGACGATGCCGTACTGATTCTTTCCGAACTGCTCAGCAACGCCTGCCGCCACGGCAGGCCGCTGGGCGACGCCCTCGCGGGAGACGGCGATGTACGCGCCGCGTGGCGCGTCGACGACTGCGGGAGACTCACGGTCGAGGTGACGGACGGCGGCGGTCCGACCCGCCCGGTTCCGGCGACGCCCTCGGTCACCGCGCGCGGCGGCCGCGGGCTGAACATCATCACGGCGTTGGCCGAGGACTGGGGCGTGCGGGATGACGCCCGGGGTGAAGTGACGGTGTGGGTCGTGATGCACGGCGACGTGGACGCCGGGCACCGTCGCGACGACTTCGCTACGCGCGTCACGGCACCGTCGCCGCTTCGGCAGCCGCTGCTGTCGGACTCGGGGATATCCGACCTGGACTTCGCGGACGCCTTCGACGACGTCGACTGA